In Chitinispirillales bacterium ANBcel5, a single genomic region encodes these proteins:
- a CDS encoding ATP-binding cassette domain-containing protein gives MSQISLHSVSLAFGGPKLLDEVSVDIHKGQRISLLGRNGAGKSTLLKVIADEVSADAGEVITAPGLKIASLPQDVPSTVEGTIYEIVATGAGKAGEELARLNKAIHNNESPQLIEKLQLTIEEAQGWHKSTLIDRAITQFELDGDTPYSSLSGGMRRKVFLARALAGEPDVLLLDEPTNHLDLDSIRRLEDYILNTHITLLFVTHDRRFLKRLATRIIELDRGKLYDWSCDYDTFLDRKQALLEAEEKEWELFDKKLAKEEVWIRRGIKARRTRNEGRVRALKRMREERKKRRQKSGTVSMQISESQRSGYKVIEAENISFSYNDTPVVKDFSTTVTRGDRIGIIGPNGCGKTTLLKLLLGQLEPQGGQLAVGTSVNPTYFDQLRNILDPDKTVWENVAPGGGDTVFVNGKAKHIISYLSDFLFTPQRAKSPVHQLSGGEKNRLMLARLFTEPSNLLIFDEPTNDLDAETLELLEELLLEFSGTILMVSHDREFLNNVVSSIIAYEGNGQFSEYIGGFDDWESQAKAKELQQKSAKPPKEKKGKSIKAAKKSSGLSYKEKRLLEALPMQIEEMESEYEKLCLAMSNPENCAKPGFIAESKKSLDKLQETISSSYKTWEELERRLEGSNT, from the coding sequence ATGTCCCAAATAAGTCTTCATTCAGTTTCTCTTGCCTTTGGTGGCCCAAAACTTTTGGACGAAGTATCAGTTGATATCCACAAGGGGCAACGTATATCCCTGCTTGGCCGAAACGGGGCCGGTAAATCCACGCTTCTGAAAGTAATAGCAGATGAGGTTAGTGCTGATGCAGGTGAAGTGATTACAGCACCGGGTCTAAAGATTGCCTCTCTGCCCCAGGATGTACCCTCAACAGTTGAGGGTACAATATATGAAATCGTTGCCACCGGCGCGGGAAAAGCGGGTGAAGAACTTGCCAGGCTTAATAAAGCGATTCATAATAATGAATCACCCCAACTTATAGAAAAACTGCAACTTACTATCGAAGAAGCCCAGGGATGGCATAAAAGCACTTTAATAGACAGAGCAATCACTCAGTTTGAGCTTGATGGGGATACCCCTTACAGTTCGCTTTCCGGGGGAATGCGTCGCAAAGTATTTCTTGCCCGGGCTCTGGCCGGAGAACCAGATGTGCTTCTTCTTGATGAACCGACAAACCACCTCGATCTCGACTCTATAAGGCGCCTTGAGGATTACATACTAAATACCCATATCACCCTTCTCTTTGTTACTCACGACAGGCGTTTTTTAAAGCGTCTTGCAACCCGTATTATTGAACTTGATAGAGGGAAGCTCTATGACTGGTCATGTGATTACGATACTTTTCTTGATAGAAAGCAAGCACTGCTTGAAGCTGAGGAAAAAGAGTGGGAGCTTTTTGATAAAAAACTGGCCAAAGAAGAGGTCTGGATTCGCAGAGGTATTAAAGCGCGCCGCACCCGCAATGAGGGCAGGGTAAGGGCTCTGAAACGAATGAGAGAGGAGCGTAAAAAGAGGCGACAGAAAAGTGGCACAGTATCGATGCAAATCAGTGAATCACAGCGCTCGGGCTACAAAGTTATTGAAGCAGAAAACATCTCCTTTTCCTATAACGATACACCGGTAGTGAAAGATTTTTCTACTACTGTAACCCGGGGAGACAGAATAGGGATCATTGGTCCAAACGGATGTGGTAAAACGACGCTCCTTAAACTGCTTCTTGGCCAGTTAGAACCTCAGGGAGGACAATTAGCAGTTGGTACATCAGTGAACCCCACCTACTTTGATCAGCTTAGAAACATTCTTGATCCTGACAAAACAGTTTGGGAGAATGTTGCACCGGGTGGTGGAGATACTGTTTTTGTTAATGGTAAAGCTAAGCACATTATCTCCTATCTAAGTGATTTTCTCTTCACCCCTCAGCGGGCTAAATCTCCGGTTCATCAACTTTCTGGGGGTGAAAAGAACAGACTCATGCTTGCCCGGCTATTCACAGAGCCATCCAATCTTCTTATTTTTGATGAACCGACAAATGATCTCGATGCAGAAACACTTGAATTGCTTGAAGAATTACTTCTTGAGTTCAGCGGAACCATTTTAATGGTTAGTCATGACAGAGAATTTCTCAATAATGTAGTGAGTTCAATCATTGCCTATGAGGGAAATGGGCAATTTAGTGAATACATTGGTGGCTTTGATGACTGGGAAAGTCAGGCCAAAGCAAAAGAGCTACAGCAAAAAAGTGCTAAGCCCCCCAAAGAGAAGAAAGGGAAGAGTATAAAAGCCGCAAAGAAATCTTCAGGCCTTTCTTATAAGGAAAAAAGATTACTTGAGGCTCTTCCAATGCAAATCGAAGAGATGGAGAGCGAATACGAGAAGCTCTGTTTAGCAATGTCTAACCCCGAAAATTGTGCAAAACCGGGATTTATCGCAGAATCCAAGAAAAGTTTAGATAAATTGCAGGAAACCATAAGCTCCTCCTATAAGACATGGGAAGAACTCGAGAGACGCCTGGAAGGTAGTAATACATAA
- a CDS encoding SDR family oxidoreductase has protein sequence MKEKKLSDTVVVITGASSGIGRAIALTLAQKGASLGLLSRDLQQLEKVKSKCLYTGAQGVLIEEIDVADGEAVKSFAKKTAQHFKKIDVWINNAGVTLLGRLEETPANQYRKVIETNFFGYYHGARAAVPLFREQGFGNLINISSQLGKFGAPYLSAYSASKFAINGFSESIRMELRDVPAIHVCTVIAATIDTPFFQHAANYAGREIKAQGPVYGHDLVVNSVLKLIEKPQKELYAGTIARLLITVKKLSPSLVERLMTMQVKRNHFTQNSAPQGQGNLFKPAPPYGSIEGGWISGKKADNKKLLIGLVTFFLGALLTSYLFRNNHPLKMLWKAFR, from the coding sequence ATGAAGGAGAAAAAACTTTCAGATACTGTTGTTGTGATAACCGGAGCATCAAGTGGGATCGGTCGTGCTATTGCGCTTACACTCGCCCAAAAGGGTGCTTCTCTTGGATTACTTTCAAGAGATCTTCAACAGCTCGAAAAAGTAAAAAGTAAATGTCTTTATACAGGGGCTCAGGGAGTACTCATAGAAGAAATTGATGTTGCAGACGGAGAAGCGGTTAAGAGTTTTGCTAAAAAAACCGCCCAACACTTTAAAAAGATCGATGTGTGGATCAACAATGCCGGGGTTACCCTATTGGGAAGACTTGAGGAAACCCCTGCAAATCAATACCGCAAAGTGATCGAGACCAACTTTTTTGGTTATTACCATGGAGCCAGAGCTGCAGTGCCACTGTTTAGGGAACAGGGGTTTGGTAATCTTATAAATATATCCTCCCAACTGGGAAAATTTGGCGCCCCCTACCTCAGTGCCTACAGTGCCAGTAAGTTTGCAATAAACGGTTTTAGTGAGTCCATAAGAATGGAACTCAGAGATGTTCCTGCTATTCATGTATGCACTGTAATAGCAGCTACAATCGATACTCCCTTTTTTCAGCATGCTGCAAACTATGCTGGCCGTGAAATTAAAGCCCAGGGACCGGTCTATGGTCATGACCTGGTGGTAAACTCAGTGTTGAAGCTTATTGAAAAACCACAAAAAGAGCTCTACGCCGGCACTATAGCCAGGCTTCTTATTACTGTTAAAAAACTCTCTCCATCTTTAGTTGAGCGCCTGATGACAATGCAGGTTAAAAGGAACCATTTTACCCAAAACAGTGCCCCCCAGGGACAGGGAAACCTTTTTAAACCCGCACCTCCCTACGGAAGCATTGAAGGCGGGTGGATTTCCGGCAAAAAAGCAGACAACAAAAAACTTCTCATAGGCTTAGTCACATTTTTTTTGGGAGCCCTGCTGACCTCATATCTCTTCAGAAACAATCACCCTTTAAAGATGCTCTGGAAAGCTTTTCGGTAA